The Knoellia sp. S7-12 region GACCAGTTCGTCAGGGAACAGGGTTTGAGTGGGCGCCCCGAGCACCGTTCCCGCAATGTCGTCGTGGTGCGTGTTCTGGCGCTGGGTCTGCCCCTTGCCTTCGTCGTCCCGGCGTTGTTCGTTGGCTCCAATTCCGGCGACTTCAGGCGGTGGATCGGCATTCTGCTCGCAGTGGTGGGGGTCGGAGCCATGTACTTCACCTGGCGAAACCAACGCATCGATGTTGCAGCACGTGTCGAGTCAGGAATGCCCTTGGGCATCCTCAACCCGGACGACCGCAAGCGACTGAGCAACAGCGACGGGCAGTCCGACCTCTGAAGAGGTTCAGCGATCGCTGCCGAGGTGGTCGACGATCGCGGGCAACGCCGCCTGCACCTCGGCGTAGGTCTGGTCGAACGAGGCGTCATCGCCCCACCACGGGTCGTCCATGTCGAGATCCTCGGCCTGTGCGGAGGTGGGGTCAAAGGACCGGAACAGACGCACCTTGGCCCGGTCCTCCTCAGTCGGCGCAAGCCGCAGCAGCGTCCGCTCGTGTCCGCGATCGGCAGCCAGCACGGGGTGAAGATCGGCGAAGTCTTCGGCGGTGAACCGCTGCGCCCGGTGCTGGTCCCACCCGCCGTCGACGTGCCCATTGCGACGGAGCACTGCGACCGTGCGCGGGTCCATCGGGTTGCCACTCTCCTCGGCCGATGTGCCGGCCGAGGTCACCTCGACGTCGCTGATCCCGGCGCCCTCGAACGCTTCCCGCAGCAGCCACTCGCCCATCGGTGAGCGGCAGATGTTGCCGGTGCAGACCACGCAGATCCGATACGTCATGGATCCAGCCTCTCACCGCCAGGCGAGCCAGAGCAGGGCGAGGGGAAGGACGAGGACGACCGCGGCATACGCGTACATGACCGCGACCGTCACCGCTGGCAGGGGTTCGTCGGCGAGGAGCCGCATCCGGGCGGCCGTCGTGCCGTGACCGCCAGCAGCGAGTCCGGCCTCCGGCGCCCGACCCTGCGCGAGGGTCATCAGTGCCCGGGCCGTGGTGACCGGACCGGACTGGCGCACGGCAGCGCGATCCGCGAGCGCTTCGACGAGGAGCTGGACCTCGCGCAGCGCCTCGGGTGAACGGACCGGGTCGGGCACGGAGTGGTGCAGCACGGTGAAGTATTCGATGAGCAAGTCGTGGCGCCCGCGCAGGTGAGCCCGCTCGTGGACCAGGACCGCGTCGAGTTCGTCGGCCGGCAGGGCAGCCAGGGCGCCCTGGGTGAGCACGACCCGCGACCGTCGGCCCGGGAGGCAATACGCCGTGGGTGTCGCGTGATCAAGGACGCGTATGCCGTCCGCTCGCCTGCCGCTCTGGCTGGAGAACGAGATCGGCTCGGCGAGCACGTCGACGAGTTCGCGGTGGCGGGCCCGGGCCGCGCGCAGGCGGGTGCCGATGCGGTGACCGGACAGCATCAGTCGGCCGAGGACGAACAGCGTCACTGCTGCGGCCACGCCGAACACGAGCCAGCGACGGGTCTGGATCCACGTGATCGTCGCCGCACAGTCGCCGGAGCAGGCGAACCATTCGGTGCGGGTGAGATAGGGGATGGCGGCCGGGGCCGCGCACAGGGCGGCGATCACGGCAGCGAGCGAAACCGCCTGCCACGCAACCAGAGCCGCTCGGGGGGAACGTCGGAAGAGCGTCAGACGCGCCATGAGCCGGGGAGCCAGGGCCGCGAACACGACGGCCACGAGGACCAGTGCGAGGGCGTACACGTGGGCCTCAGCCGCGCCGCTGCTCGACCTCGGAGAGCGCCGCGCGCAGGTCGTCGAGCTCCTCGGGAGTGGCA contains the following coding sequences:
- a CDS encoding low molecular weight protein-tyrosine-phosphatase, coding for MTYRICVVCTGNICRSPMGEWLLREAFEGAGISDVEVTSAGTSAEESGNPMDPRTVAVLRRNGHVDGGWDQHRAQRFTAEDFADLHPVLAADRGHERTLLRLAPTEEDRAKVRLFRSFDPTSAQAEDLDMDDPWWGDDASFDQTYAEVQAALPAIVDHLGSDR
- a CDS encoding M56 family metallopeptidase; this translates as MYALALVLVAVVFAALAPRLMARLTLFRRSPRAALVAWQAVSLAAVIAALCAAPAAIPYLTRTEWFACSGDCAATITWIQTRRWLVFGVAAAVTLFVLGRLMLSGHRIGTRLRAARARHRELVDVLAEPISFSSQSGRRADGIRVLDHATPTAYCLPGRRSRVVLTQGALAALPADELDAVLVHERAHLRGRHDLLIEYFTVLHHSVPDPVRSPEALREVQLLVEALADRAAVRQSGPVTTARALMTLAQGRAPEAGLAAGGHGTTAARMRLLADEPLPAVTVAVMYAYAAVVLVLPLALLWLAWR